From one Peredibacter starrii genomic stretch:
- a CDS encoding MFS transporter: MTSSKLSFQDMRTLGLAALGGALEFYDFVIFVFFTKTLSTLFFPADMPAWLAQLQVYGIFASGYVARPIGGVIMAHFGDLLGRKKMFTLSVLLMALPTLCIGLLPTYAQLGLLAPILLLILRVVQGIAIGGEVPAAWVFVAEHVPQNRVGFACASLTSGLTLGILLGSLMGTTIYTQLSPEAVLSYGWRIAFLVGGAFGIFAVWLRGWLKETPVFEAMKERKELNRDIPLKTVLQKHRRSVVLSMLITWMLTAAILVIILMTPTLIQSQFQISAADAFRGNNWASFALVLGCLAGGVSADKIGYAKALFFGSIILLIANYALYIDLTKGAENFILLYTIAGFTVGVVGIVPSVMVAAFPPVIRFSGLSFSYNISYAIFGAITPPFISYLSSHFGGLAPAHYVALATTVTIVISIILLRSRSNSLYNV, from the coding sequence ATGACGTCATCGAAACTTAGCTTTCAAGATATGCGCACTCTAGGCCTTGCGGCATTGGGTGGAGCACTGGAGTTTTACGACTTCGTCATTTTCGTTTTCTTCACGAAAACTCTCAGCACACTTTTTTTCCCGGCCGACATGCCGGCCTGGCTTGCCCAGCTTCAGGTCTATGGAATCTTTGCCTCTGGTTATGTGGCACGCCCGATTGGTGGTGTGATCATGGCCCACTTCGGTGATCTACTGGGTCGCAAGAAAATGTTCACGCTGAGTGTTCTTTTGATGGCCCTTCCAACTCTTTGCATTGGTCTTCTTCCAACTTATGCGCAGCTCGGTCTTCTTGCCCCGATTCTGCTTTTAATCCTTCGCGTGGTTCAAGGTATCGCCATTGGTGGCGAAGTTCCTGCGGCATGGGTCTTCGTTGCCGAACACGTTCCCCAGAACCGCGTGGGCTTTGCATGCGCGAGCTTAACTTCAGGCCTTACTTTGGGAATTCTTCTGGGTTCTTTGATGGGAACAACTATTTATACTCAACTTTCTCCTGAGGCCGTTCTTAGTTACGGCTGGAGGATTGCTTTCTTGGTGGGGGGCGCTTTCGGGATCTTTGCGGTTTGGCTTCGTGGATGGTTAAAAGAGACTCCGGTATTTGAGGCTATGAAAGAGAGAAAAGAACTTAACCGTGATATTCCTCTAAAAACTGTTCTTCAAAAACATCGCCGAAGTGTTGTGCTCTCAATGCTCATCACTTGGATGCTAACTGCTGCGATCCTCGTGATTATTCTCATGACTCCGACTTTAATTCAATCTCAGTTCCAAATCAGTGCGGCCGATGCTTTCCGCGGAAATAACTGGGCCTCATTTGCCCTGGTACTAGGTTGTCTTGCCGGAGGAGTTTCTGCAGACAAGATTGGATACGCCAAAGCTCTTTTCTTTGGTTCCATCATACTTCTCATCGCAAACTATGCTCTTTATATCGACCTCACCAAAGGTGCGGAGAACTTCATTCTTCTTTATACAATTGCCGGCTTCACTGTAGGGGTCGTGGGAATTGTTCCATCAGTGATGGTGGCGGCCTTCCCACCAGTCATTCGTTTCTCAGGTCTATCATTCTCGTACAATATTTCTTACGCGATTTTTGGGGCCATCACTCCACCATTCATCTCATACCTGAGTTCTCACTTCGGCGGACTTGCTCCGGCCCACTATGTGGCGCTTGCAACAACAGTCACGATCGTGATCTCAATCATACTGTTAAGATCTCGTTCCAATTCGTTGTATAACGTTTAG
- a CDS encoding PPC domain-containing DNA-binding protein, which translates to MRILFLLLLLVSCSTMNRTKTGYILVLKEGDNVFKTVEEFVKKQEIQGATMFGTGFVKVKFGYFKAEEKKYDEREMPPMELASFTGTIAWEGKEPSIHAHGVVSGEDFMAYGGHILDATVGKGTMEITILDHGQKLKRKEDKQLGAKVLIP; encoded by the coding sequence ATGAGAATTCTCTTTCTTCTTTTGCTTCTGGTCTCTTGTAGCACGATGAATAGAACCAAAACTGGATACATTCTGGTTCTCAAGGAAGGAGATAACGTTTTCAAAACGGTCGAAGAGTTTGTGAAGAAACAAGAAATTCAAGGCGCCACCATGTTTGGGACGGGCTTTGTAAAAGTAAAGTTTGGTTATTTTAAAGCGGAAGAGAAAAAATACGATGAGCGCGAGATGCCGCCCATGGAACTCGCAAGTTTCACGGGAACAATTGCCTGGGAAGGCAAAGAGCCTTCCATTCATGCTCATGGGGTCGTCTCAGGAGAAGATTTTATGGCCTATGGCGGTCATATATTAGATGCCACGGTAGGAAAGGGCACTATGGAAATAACTATTCTTGATCATGGACAGAAATTAAAGCGCAAAGAGGATAAGCAATTAGGTGCGAAGGTTTTAATACCTTAA
- a CDS encoding glycosyltransferase family 9 protein gives MAIRKIGVLRANALGDLIVSLPALEAIKASYPDAELVLIGRKSHSELLRGRKPVDRVIVLPPSIRFDRPIELNEEDQKIVDNIKEEKFDVLVQLHGGGRYSNAFINMLRPIISVGAKTSDAQPLNKYRPYTQFQHEVLRELEIVELLGAKSSSFAPRISVYDNEREEGRKVLQSISGSSVRKIVLLNPGATDPKRRWPWEKFAAVARELSRKFTVLINTGPGEEKISEEIKKICPEVIIIQPSLNKLVAVLSNCDLVISNDTGTMHLSMALEVPTVALFWHRNVMNYAPLKAENTRLVISWQSQCSICGKNCCMETCKHESSLLSELTVKEVLNASYELLEINSRPYHLTQNQGRIFLKSRK, from the coding sequence ATGGCCATTAGAAAGATTGGAGTATTGCGTGCCAATGCTCTAGGTGATCTTATCGTCAGTCTTCCCGCACTCGAAGCCATTAAGGCCTCATACCCAGATGCTGAACTAGTCCTAATAGGAAGAAAAAGCCATTCAGAACTTTTACGGGGAAGAAAACCGGTCGATCGTGTGATCGTTCTTCCTCCGTCCATTCGTTTTGATCGACCCATCGAGCTTAACGAAGAAGATCAAAAGATTGTTGATAATATTAAGGAAGAAAAGTTTGATGTTTTAGTTCAGCTCCATGGAGGAGGTCGATACTCAAATGCCTTCATCAATATGCTCAGGCCCATTATTTCTGTTGGTGCCAAAACCTCAGATGCTCAACCCTTAAATAAATATCGGCCCTATACTCAATTTCAACATGAGGTTCTTCGAGAACTGGAGATTGTTGAACTCTTAGGAGCAAAGAGCAGTTCGTTTGCGCCCAGAATTTCTGTTTATGATAATGAAAGAGAGGAGGGCAGAAAGGTATTACAAAGTATTTCTGGATCTTCGGTTCGGAAAATCGTGCTCCTTAATCCAGGTGCAACCGATCCTAAAAGAAGATGGCCATGGGAGAAATTTGCAGCAGTCGCCCGGGAGCTTTCAAGGAAGTTTACAGTTCTTATCAACACTGGACCGGGTGAAGAGAAGATATCAGAAGAGATAAAGAAGATTTGTCCGGAAGTAATAATCATTCAACCTTCTCTCAATAAACTTGTGGCAGTTCTTAGTAATTGTGATTTGGTCATCTCTAACGATACAGGGACTATGCATTTATCGATGGCCCTTGAAGTTCCAACGGTTGCTTTGTTCTGGCATCGGAACGTTATGAATTATGCTCCACTTAAGGCCGAGAACACTCGCTTAGTTATTTCATGGCAAAGCCAGTGCTCAATATGTGGAAAAAATTGTTGTATGGAGACTTGTAAGCATGAAAGTTCGCTCTTAAGTGAGCTGACTGTGAAGGAAGTTTTGAATGCCTCTTATGAACTCTTAGAAATTAATAGTCGCCCCTACCATCTGACTCAAAACCAAGGGCGAATCTTTCTGAAGTCCCGCAAATGA
- the bla gene encoding subclass B1 metallo-beta-lactamase, whose translation MKNIYYLCILISFMSCASKPKWDSTKFDQEFAVKEIAPDTYVVTDKTFFDSNILVAKMKDGTVFIASSPFETVGTRELIGWIKAKLEPKKIVAVNTHFHADGTGGNEAFKEAGIETWASTLTSKLQQENAESARKFEATNFADKPELLKRLNERKMVQADYVFYEKAGKTFTFGEEKVQLIYPGPAHTKDNMVAYFPERKVLYGTCMIRPGDSLGNIADADIRAWPKSVEKIQALDASIIIPGHGPVGGPELLSKTSELAKSAKKK comes from the coding sequence ATGAAAAATATTTATTATCTGTGCATTTTAATCTCGTTTATGTCATGTGCTTCAAAACCAAAATGGGATTCAACAAAATTTGACCAAGAATTCGCAGTTAAAGAGATTGCTCCTGATACATATGTGGTCACTGATAAAACATTTTTTGATTCCAATATCCTTGTCGCTAAGATGAAAGATGGAACTGTCTTCATCGCTTCATCGCCATTTGAAACAGTAGGAACAAGAGAGCTCATTGGCTGGATCAAGGCCAAGTTGGAACCCAAAAAGATTGTGGCAGTTAACACTCACTTCCATGCCGACGGTACAGGTGGGAATGAGGCCTTCAAAGAAGCAGGAATTGAAACGTGGGCAAGTACTCTGACAAGCAAGCTACAGCAGGAGAATGCAGAAAGCGCACGTAAGTTTGAAGCGACTAACTTTGCAGATAAACCTGAACTTCTGAAGCGTTTGAATGAGCGAAAGATGGTTCAGGCCGATTACGTCTTTTATGAGAAAGCAGGAAAGACCTTCACTTTCGGTGAAGAAAAAGTTCAACTCATTTATCCAGGTCCCGCTCACACTAAAGACAATATGGTTGCTTATTTTCCTGAGAGAAAGGTTCTATACGGAACTTGTATGATCAGACCGGGTGATTCTCTAGGTAACATTGCCGATGCAGATATTAGAGCTTGGCCTAAATCAGTTGAGAAGATTCAAGCACTAGATGCTTCCATCATCATTCCTGGACATGGCCCTGTAGGTGGCCCTGAACTACTTAGTAAAACATCTGAACTCGCAAAATCAGCTAAAAAGAAATAA